Proteins encoded in a region of the Sulfurovum xiamenensis genome:
- a CDS encoding hemerythrin family protein encodes MLIEYDEIPQVAMDFMNEVHKEDIDLINAIFKHILAYDGSEKSAAAIDNLYTQWIDHTVIHFQNEEIKMQEMHFPPYLAHKGEHDRALQEMRDLFTHWQQYRDIKVLKIYFIETLPAWLHNHISTMDTVTARFFATGQSACGG; translated from the coding sequence ATGCTTATAGAGTATGATGAGATACCACAAGTAGCAATGGACTTTATGAATGAGGTCCATAAAGAAGATATTGATCTCATCAACGCTATTTTTAAACATATACTTGCCTATGACGGAAGTGAAAAGAGTGCTGCCGCTATAGATAATCTCTATACTCAATGGATAGATCACACGGTTATTCATTTTCAAAATGAAGAGATTAAAATGCAGGAGATGCATTTCCCTCCTTACCTTGCACATAAAGGGGAACATGACAGGGCACTTCAAGAGATGCGCGATCTGTTTACCCACTGGCAGCAGTATAGAGATATCAAGGTACTTAAGATCTATTTTATAGAGACATTACCAGCCTGGCTTCACAATCATATCTCAACGATGGATACCGTAACTGCCCGATTTTTTGCGACAGGTCAGTCAGCATGCGGAGGATGA
- a CDS encoding choline/ethanolamine kinase family protein: MIDQLKQYALFENKEIDSYQLLEKQGYNNENYLIHSEEKKYILRKFIRTDVDRKFEFEVQKLAFEKGVASEPLLLDEENALVLSAYVEGRHKESLEKNDLFQFAEVLKKVHTLTIEKEPLLLEPLLQTKSKAVKDAFETLKDFPSEWVLCHNDLNPRNVLFAETIQLIDWEDAAINDKYFDLASVCVEFNLDQENEAYFLRRYFTEENEINVQKLKAYKIIYKALCTQWFENLERQRPV, translated from the coding sequence ATGATAGATCAACTGAAACAATACGCACTTTTTGAAAACAAAGAAATCGACTCATATCAGCTTTTGGAAAAGCAGGGCTACAACAATGAAAACTATCTGATCCATAGCGAAGAAAAAAAATATATTTTACGAAAGTTCATTCGAACAGATGTAGACAGAAAATTTGAATTTGAAGTACAAAAATTGGCATTTGAAAAAGGTGTGGCATCAGAGCCTTTACTTCTGGATGAAGAGAATGCATTGGTACTCTCAGCATATGTAGAGGGCAGACATAAAGAGAGTCTAGAAAAAAATGATCTGTTTCAGTTTGCAGAAGTGTTGAAAAAAGTTCATACTTTAACAATAGAAAAGGAACCTCTACTGTTAGAACCACTGCTTCAGACAAAATCAAAAGCAGTAAAGGATGCATTTGAAACTCTAAAAGATTTTCCCTCTGAATGGGTATTGTGTCACAATGACCTCAATCCTCGTAATGTACTCTTTGCAGAAACGATCCAGTTGATAGACTGGGAAGATGCAGCGATAAACGACAAGTATTTTGATCTGGCATCGGTATGTGTTGAATTCAACCTGGATCAAGAAAACGAAGCCTATTTTTTAAGACGTTATTTCACCGAAGAAAATGAAATCAATGTGCAAAAGCTCAAGGCGTATAAGATCATCTACAAAGCCTTATGTACACAATGGTTTGAGAATTTAGAACGTCAAAGACCAGTTTAG